Within Desulfobacter sp., the genomic segment CAAGACTATTTCCCCAAATCCAATACGGTAATACATCATATCCAAAATGACCAACCCAATTACTGGGAGGGCTAAAATTGTAAGTAGCCATATTTGCAGGATCATTTACGACACTACCATTCGGATAAAACACCGCTTCACTATGCCCATCTGAGGAAACGAATTTTTGGTTATTTTCATTTCCAGGCCCCATACGATGAAAAATAGATTGTCCTGGTGGTAATAATGTCCAGCTTTTTTTGGCTTCCTCGTAGTTTACATTTTGGTTGTATTGATTCCTATCATAATGCCTATCTTTAACTGTTGGATTTTCTTGAACTTTATCCCAATAGAATTTGGGTCCCCCAATTAAACCGAAAGGATCAATGTAGTTGATGGGGTTTGCTTCAGCATAAAGGAATGGATTGATGCCACCGGCCAAACCAATGGGATCAGGAGTAACATATCGGCCAGTGACTGGATCGTAGTACCGGTGCATATTGTAATGGAGTCCAGTTTCCCCATCAAAATACTGTCCCGGAAGTATTCCGATGCACTTTACCCTTCTAAGGTGCTGTTTTTCGTTACGGAGCGGTCCGGCCCAGGGTCATCCCAGATTCCCCCTTCAGCATTTTGTAGTATATTTTCTTTTAATCATCCATACCAAGTAGGCAGGATATCCATAAATAATAATGCAAATATTAAAAAGCATAACAAAAACTATAAATATGAATTTCACAATTTGGGATAATTCAAAATAATTAGCAATTATACTATAAGCCGATGTAAGAAACCAAAATGAGAGCATTGCAAATACAGCAACGAAAACTATCCCTAAGTGACTAACTTTCCAATTTAATTTATAGTATTTCATACAATGATCGCATTTTATCTGAGATCCATATACATGAAAACGACGCAAATCTCTAATATTGAATTTGCAATTACAGTCAGGACAATTTAATCGCATGGTTCATCAACTCCAAACACTTTAGTATAACCTGGGCCTACACCAAACCCAAAGTCAAATCCGGGTACAAAGTCTATAGTTATTGATGTAGCCCACCATTTACCGTCAGGAATAGCAATATCAACAGCCCAAAACCATCTTAAAGATAGCCGATGTGATAATCCACCTAAATCTTCTGCATTTGCAAAAGGAGCGAAAATGATACCTGCTCCCAAATCTGCTGTAGCTTGTAAGCCTTTAGAAACTTGACCATCTAATGCTGCAAAACCATCATCTCTTCCCCAGTCGTATAATACTGCTACGCTTGCATCACCTGCTCCAATAACGCCTGCGGAAGCGCCTCCAAAAAATCCAGTCACAAATCGCAATCCCAACGGATCAATCTTATTTATAGGATCATTTAGAGCATAAACAAACGGATTAATTCCCCCAGCCAACCCAATCGGATCAGGAGTCAGGTATCTCCCCGTTGCAGGATCGTAATATCTACGCCAATTGTAATGGTTTCCGGTCTCAGCATCATAGTACTGTCCCGGATATAATGCGATGCACCTCTCCCCCTTAAAGAGGTGTTTTAAATTGCAAAGCCCCCAAATTTACATCTCAAGGCCTGCCCCTTAATCTTTACCCACTAATCATCGTCAATGCCTATTTTTTGAATGTAGTTAAAAAAAAGTAACATCCTAATATCATAAGGAATGGACAGACAATGATTTTTATATCTGAAAAATTAAAAGTCATACCATATTGTCTGCTATAAATGACAGGATTGATCCAAATCGATAAACCACTAAAAATTAAAACTAAACCGAAAATGCAATTAATAAATTTATTCATGATGTTTTACTTTTCAATTCGAGCAAGGATCTTTATCCTGATTATAGAAATCTAAAAACGGATCAATAATAAAATTTTTCAAAGCCCAACCCAGATAACCTGCTCGTGAATGTGGAGGCCAATCAGGCATAGTTGCTCCTGCGAATACTCCATATGCAATCATCTGATTTTGAGATATGAAATTGTATGTGTATAAAGCTCCCGTTGTGATCTCTGGACCATATATTGCCGCGGCACCAACGCCACCCGCCACCCCCAAAACAGCGGCTGAGCCTAATGATGTTGTTGCTAAGATTTCGCCGGCTACTTCAGTAGATACTTTATGATCGGCATATTGATAATCTGCAAATTCACCTGGATTATCTGTAGTTCCCGTAATGGAATCATAAAAGTAATTTTCTAAATCATATAATCCCAAAGGATCAATTTTATTTATAGGATCATTTAAAACGTAACCAAACGGATTAATCCCACCGGCAAGCCCAATGGGATCAGGCGTCAGGTATCTACCAGTCGCAGGATCATAATACCGATGCCAATTGTAGTGCAGTCCGGTTGCACTGTCGTAATACTGTCCCGGGAACCGGAATGCATTGGGCAGATTGTTTACAGTGACATTTACCTGCCCAAACGGAGCATAATCCCCATCCCATACCACCTGACCTGCATTATCAAGCACCTTAACCGGTGTACCAAGGTGGTCATTTAGATAAAAATGGGCATTGCTGCCGGTGAATCCCGCAAGCCGGGTATTGTTCAGGTACACATAACTTACACTGAAATTCCCGCTGGTATCAGACTCCCCGATCAGATTACCAAAAAGATCATAATGGTACAATGTGGTTGTGCCGTTTGCGGTCTTCCTGGTCCGTTGCCCAAAGCTGTTGTAAATGGATTCCTGTATCACATTGCCCTGGCTCAGGGTCTTGAGCATCCTACCGGCATCTGTGTACTCAAAGGTCAGGTTGCCTTTGGTTTTAATCTTGCCGTTGGTGTCATAGGTCAATGATGTGGCACCATTGGAATCCGCAACCTGGGTCAGATGGTTTGTACCAAGGGTATAGGTATAGGATTCGCTGATACCGTCTTTGGTTTTGGTAAGCCGGTTGCCGGTTTTGTCATAGGTGAAGCCAAGATTACCGAATGGACCTGCGGCAGTTGTCAGACGCCCTGCCCTGTCATAGCCAAAGCTTCTGGTACGGTCTGCATTCAGGTTGTCTGTGATGGCAGCGATGCGACCGGCAGGGTCATAGTCAAGGCTATAATCCAGAACATTACCCGTTGCCAGGGTCAGGGGCCTGTAGTTCAGGTCAAAGCCTTTGGATACCTGCTGACCAGACCCAAGGGTCATGGACTCAACAGGGCCAAAGGGCTTATAGGCAATGTTTTCAGCAAGGATTTGGGTAATTCCGTTCTTGGTGGTTGTTACCTTGGATATCTCCCCATTGGCATCCCGTTCATAGGTAATGGTTCTGCCATCGGGATAGACCATTCCTGTCAGCCTGCCTGCGGCATCATAGCTGTAAGTGGTGGTAAAGGTTGCAGAGGGTGTGGTTCTCTGGACCTGGGTCAGATTGCCCGAGGCATCATAGGTAAATCCGTATGTATCCTGGTCATTACTGATCCCGGTAAGCCGTCC encodes:
- a CDS encoding RHS repeat-associated core domain-containing protein; protein product: MHRYYDPVTGRYVTPDPIGLAGGINPFLYAEANPINYIDPFGLIGGPKFYWDKVQENPTVKDRHYDRNQYNQNVNYEEAKKSWTLLPPGQSIFHRMGPGNENNQKFVSSDGHSEAVFYPNGSVVNDPANMATYNFSPPSNWVGHFGYDVLPYWIWGNSLDDPTTWWERLTASYEGETPCE